A genomic window from Flavobacterium johnsoniae includes:
- a CDS encoding IMPACT family protein, producing the protein MEINDTYQTIATASEEILFKEKGSKFFGYAFPIDHEDEVKPIIEDLKKLHPHAVHYCYAYQLGVGNKISYRANDDGEPSNTAGAPIYGQIQSFGLTNVLVVVVRIFGGVKLGVGGLISAYRTTAQMTLDVCEIVEKTIDVEFLISFDYKNMNKVMRVIKEKKLEITSQEMEMDEISGLPIGKIVTKTRKKNAETVFSIFDLMFEIDIKLI; encoded by the coding sequence AACTGCATCTGAAGAAATACTGTTTAAGGAAAAAGGCAGCAAATTCTTTGGCTATGCATTTCCGATAGATCATGAAGATGAAGTAAAACCAATTATAGAGGACCTTAAAAAACTGCATCCGCATGCTGTGCATTATTGTTATGCCTATCAATTGGGAGTTGGAAATAAAATTTCTTACCGCGCCAATGATGATGGAGAACCCAGCAATACAGCAGGCGCACCAATTTACGGACAAATACAATCTTTCGGATTAACTAACGTTCTTGTTGTAGTCGTTCGAATTTTTGGAGGAGTAAAATTAGGTGTAGGCGGTTTAATTTCGGCTTATAGAACAACAGCTCAAATGACACTAGATGTTTGCGAAATTGTTGAAAAAACAATAGATGTTGAATTTTTAATTTCTTTTGATTACAAAAACATGAATAAAGTGATGAGAGTTATCAAAGAAAAAAAACTGGAAATCACATCACAAGAAATGGAAATGGATGAGATTTCAGGTTTACCAATTGGAAAAATTGTGACAAAAACACGAAAAAAAAATGCCGAAACGGTGTTCAGCATTTTTGATTTAATGTTCGAAATTGATATTAAATTAATATAA
- a CDS encoding acyl-CoA thioesterase, protein MKNHQTQVRVRYSETDQMGVVYHGNYVPYFEIGRVEWLRNKGVSYKSMEESGIGLPIVNMNISYKKSARYDELLTIHTTFKSHSSVKIEFDCAIYNEANELLTTATFILVFVALKTGRPTAPPDYILEIFKSLE, encoded by the coding sequence ATGAAAAATCATCAGACTCAAGTGCGAGTTCGTTACTCCGAAACTGACCAAATGGGAGTCGTTTATCACGGAAATTATGTGCCTTATTTTGAAATAGGACGTGTGGAATGGCTTAGAAATAAAGGGGTTTCGTATAAAAGCATGGAAGAAAGCGGAATTGGACTTCCAATTGTGAACATGAATATAAGTTACAAAAAATCGGCGAGATATGACGAACTTTTAACAATTCATACCACTTTTAAAAGTCACTCTTCTGTTAAGATTGAATTTGATTGCGCAATCTATAATGAGGCAAATGAGTTATTAACAACTGCGACGTTTATTTTAGTATTTGTTGCGTTAAAAACAGGTCGTCCAACTGCTCCTCCAGATTATATTTTGGAAATATTTAAATCGCTTGAATAA